GCGTGCTGTCGGCGTTCCCGGTGTTCGACGAGTGGAGCGACAAGCTCAGCGACTACATCTTCTCCAACTTCGTACCGGCCGCGGCGCGTTCGGTGGAAGCCTATCTGCGCCAGTTCTCGGCCAGCGCCGGGCAGCTGACCAGCGCCGGCACGATCGCGCTGATGGTGTCGCTGCTGATCACCTTGAACAGCGTCGAGCAGACCTTCAACCGGATCTGGCGGGTGGTCTCGGCGCGGCCGCGGCTGACCCGCTTCCTGGTGTACTGGACGGTGATGACCCTGGGCGCGCTGCTGGCCGCGGCGTCGCTGGCGGCGTCGGCACGGTTCTTCGCGCTGCCGCTGTTCCGCACCAGCGAAGGCCGGCTGCTGGCGCAGATGGCGCTGGGCCTGGCGCCGGTGCTGATCGAGTTCGCCTGCATCACCCTGGTGTACCGGGTGGTGCCGCACCACACGGTCAAGCTGCGCCACGCGGTGCCGGGCGCGCTGCTGGCGGTGGCCCTGCTGGAGCTGGTGAAGGGCGGATTGAGCCTGTACCTGGGCAGCTTCCAGTCCTACCAGCGCATCTACGGCACGGTCGCGTTCGTGCCGATCTTCCTGCTGTGGACCTATCTGAGCTGGATCGCGATCCTGCTCGGCGCCTCGCTGGCCTCCTCGATCGCGGCGTTCCGCTATCAGCCGGCGTCGATGCGGCTGCCGGCCGGCTACGAGATCTACGCCTTGCTGCGCCTGCTCGGGCGTTTCGCGCAGGCGCGCAAGGACGGCCACGGCCTGCAGGAAGACCAGATCCTGCAGCTGGAACCGATGCTGACCGATTCGCTGGTGCAGGAGTTGCTGTGCGAGCTGGAGCGCATCCGCCTGCTCAACCGTGCCGAGCAGGGCGAATGGCTGCTGGCGCGCGACCTGGCCGACGTGCCGCTGACCGAACTCTACGAAAACTGTCAGCTGCGCATCCCCATCGCCGAAGCCTACCTGCCGTGCCGCGACGACGCGCTGGGGCAGGCGGCGTGGCGCGCGCTGGATGAGTTGCGCATGCCGCTGCGCGACGTGCTGAAACGGCGCGTCGGCGATCTTTACACCGATATCGGAGACCTCGCATGACCCCGCGCATCCTGTTCCCGTTGTTCGCCGCCGCCGCGTTGCTGGCCGGCTGCGATCGCCATCCGACGCCCGCCGATGGTGCCGCGCCGGCCGCCTCAGCTCCGGCCGCGCCGGTGCCGCCCCCCGCGCCGACGGCAGCGGCTGCGCCCGCCGCCGGCGCCGCGCCGCAGGTCGTGCAGGAAACCCGCCCACAACCGACGCTGAAGATGAAGGCGGTGGACGGCAGCGACTACGACCTGGCCGCGCATCGCGGTAAATGGGTGGTGGTGAATTTCTGGGCCACCTGGTGCGCGCCGTGCCTGAAGGAGATGCCGGAGCTGTCGGCATTGCACGTGATGCGCGACAACATCGAAGTGGTCGGCCTGGCCTACGAGGACATCGAGCCGGCGGAGATGCAGGCGTTCCTGAAGGAGCACCCGGTGGCCTACCCGGTGATCATCGTCGACACCTACGCGCCGCCGGCCGACTTCGCCACCCCGCGCGGGTTGCCGATGACCTACCTGATCGCCCCGGACGGCAAGCTGGCCAAGCAGTTCCTGGGCCCGGTCAACGCGCACGACATCGAAGCGGCGATCGCCGCGGCGGGCGGCCCGGCGCCCGGCCAGGCGAAAGCCGCGCGCTGATGGCGGCGGCGCGTTTCCTGGTGTCCGGTCGGGTGCAGGGCGTGTCCTTCCGCGCCTCCACCCGCGAGCGTGCGCTGGCGCTGGGGCTGGACGGGCAGGCGCGCAACCTGGCCGACGGCCGCGTCGAAGTGATTGCCGCCGGCGAGGCCGCGGCACTGGAGACGCTGGCCGACTGGCTGCAGCACGGCCCGCCGGCGGCGCGGGTCGCGCAGGTGTTGCGCGAGCCATGGCCGGAGCCGGTGGCGGCGGGCTTCGCGATCGGCTGAAGCCCGAAATTCTGGGGATTCCTGTGTGGTAGGGACTTCAGTCCCGATGCTTTACCGATAACGCTTCGTCGGGACTGAAGTCCCTCCCACAAGCGCATGCCACTGCAGAAGAAGGGTCAATCCGGGCCGCGTCTTTGCGGAGAGGTCCGGTCGCGGCTGAAGCCGCTCCTACAGAAGAGCATGCAAGAAAAGTATTGCACCGTCAGTTTGCGGGTTGATCATCGAGTCCCGAGTCCCGAGTCCCGAGTCCCGAACCCCGGCCTCACACCGGATACGACGCAACCGGCTGCAGCACGCCGAACGTCTCCTTGCGCGGCTTGTGCTTCAGTGGCGGCAGCGCCAGGCCCGGCTCCTGCAGCGGCGTGTCGGGCAATTGGTCGAGCAGGTGCCGGATCAGGGTCAGGCGGCCGCGTTTCTGATCGTTGAAATCGACCAGCGTCCACGGCGCGTGTTCGCTGTGGGTGGCGTCCAGCATCGCCTCGCGGGCGCGGGTGTAGTGGGCGTACTGGGCGCGCGACTGCAGGTCCACCGGCGACAGCTTCCAGCCCTTCAGCGGATCGTGCAGGCGTTCGGCGAAGCGCTTCTCCTGCTGGTCCTGGTCCACGCACAGCCAGTACTTGAACAGGCGGATGCCGTCGTCGACCAGCAAGCGCTCGAACAGCGGCGCCTGGCGCAGGAAGGCGTGGTATTGCGCGTCGTTGCAATAGCCCATGACCCGCTCCACGCCGGCGCGGTTGTACCAGCTGCGGTCCATCAGCACGATCTCGCCGGCGGCCGGCAGGTGCGTGGCGTAGCGCTGGAAATACCACTGCGTGCTTTCGCGGTCGGTCGGCTTGGGCAGCGCCACCACCCGGCACTGGCGCGGGTTCAGATGTTCGGCGATGGCCTGGATCGCGCCGCCCTTGCCGGCGGTGTCGCGGCCCTCGAACAGCACCAGCACGCGTTCGCCGCTGTGCTGCAGCGCCTGCGCCAGCGCCGCCAACTCCAGTTGCAACGGCTGCATCAGCGCTTGGTAGTGCTTGCGTTTGAGCTTGCTCATTTGCTGCGCCTGGCGCGGGTGCCGGCCATGCTCCGCGCCACTTCCAGCAGCGCGCCCTGTTGGCGGCTGTCGAGGGCGCGGTAGGCCTGCAACAGATCGTGTTCGCCGCGGGTGCGGGCCGGGTCGAGCTGACTGGCCAGTTCGCCGAGCAGGGCGCCAGCGGGAACGCCGAAGGCGCGCGCCAGCGCGTTGAGCTGGTCGCGGCCGGGCATCTTTTCGCCGGCCAACCAGGCCTTGACCGTGGCCGCGCCGGCGCGCGGGATGGCGGCGGCGATGTCCGCCGCGGTCATGCCGCTGGCCTTGGCCAGCAGGCGCAGGGTGGTGTCCAGGGACATGCGCGGTTCCAGGTCATTCCTTCAGGCGGGGACGCAGCGTCGCCAGGTTGCACGGCTTGGTGCGCGCATCGAGTTGCGCGGCGACGATCCGTTCCCAGGCGGTGCGGCAGGCCGAGGTCGAGCCGGGCAGGCAGAACACGAAGGTGGCGTTGGCCAGGCCGGCGAAGGCGCGCGACTGCAGCGAGGAGGTGCCGATCTCGTCGAAGCTGATCGCGCGGAACAGTTCGCCGAAACCGGGCATCTGCTTGTCCAGCAGCGGCAGCAGCGCTTCGGGGGTGGAGTCGCGGCCGGTGAAGCCGGTGCCGCCGGTGACCAGGATGCCGTCGACCTGCGGGTCGGCGATCCACGCCGACACCACCGCGCGCATCCGGTAGCGGTCGTCGGGCAGCAGCTCGCGCGCGTACAGGCGGTGGCCGGCCTCGCCGAGCACCGACACCAGGTAGTCGCCCGAGCTGTCCTCGGCCAGGCTGCGCGTGTCCGAGACGGTCAGCACGCACAGGTTCAATGCAATGAAATCGGCTTTGGCGCTCATGCCGGCAGCCTAGCCGCTCGCCCGGTCGGCGTACAGCCTGCCGCGGCGGATCGGCGCGGGTCGTGCAGCGAAGGTTGGGGAAGAGGTCGGGGGAGGGTGGTGCGGCGTTGGCTTGCGCCCGGCGTCGGCCAGCCGTGTCGGTGCCGGTGCGTGCGTGTCGCGACAGCATGCGTGTACGTTGCGTTACAGCGTCTTGCCGGAGACGTCTGCGGGTCGGGGCGCAGATTCGCCGTGCGAGGCGTGGGGTCCGCCTGCCGGTCGCGTCGGTGTCGGGCTTCAGCTAGTTCGTTGTCTGCGTTCCGCGCGCGGATCGGCGTCTTGCCGTGTTTCGCCAATGCGAATGGGTTGTTCGCAATGATCGACCGCGCGCGTCCTGTCGAGCAGGCGCGAGCCAGGTCGCGAGCGCGCCGCTTCAGGCGTGTCCATGCGCAGGCTGCGCCAGGCTGCCGGGCAGTGCCAGCGCGCGCGGCCGGTAATGAGTCACGCGCGCTGCGGGATGGGAGGCCAGCGGCAGCCGCTCGGGTTCGCGCTGCAGCGCGCGCCGCTGCGCCTCGGCGCTACTCCATTCGGCATAGTCGAGCAGGCCGCGGCCGTCGTCGGCCAGATGCAGGTGCGAGGCGATCAGGCCGCGCAGCGCATGCGCGCCGTCCTGCAACGCGGCGAATGCCGCATCGGCGTGGCGCTGCGCCTGCGCCGCATCGCGGGTCGCAAGCCTGGTCACCACGATGCAGCCGGGCAGGCGCTGCGGATCGGACACCCCGCTGCGGATGCGCCGGTAACGGTGCAGCGTCAGCCGCGGCGACGGCGCGCGCGGGCGCCAGTCGCGGCCGAACGGCGTGGCGCCGTCGCCGCATTGCGCGTACAGCAGGTCCGGCGCTGCGCTCAGCGATTCCAGCCAGGCCAGGGCATGCAGGTCGCCGCCAGGGGCGCCGCGCAATCGCGCGAGCAGCGTTGCGCAGACCGGCGCCGAGGCGTGGGCGACCAGCACGCTGCGGGCATGCGGGGAGGTGAGATCGGGCGACAGGCGTGCGGGCATCGGGGCGTGCGCGAGTGGAAGGCGCGCAGTGTCGAACCTCGACCATGCTTGAGGTCAAGCGTGTGTCCGCAGGGGGTGCATCGCAGCAGGTCGTGGCGATGTGGGCGTTGCGAGGGGCAGTCGGCCGCCTTTGCGCCGCGACGAGGCATGCGGCGACCAACGGCTGTGTTGTTCCTGGGTGTGGGGGTGCGGATTCCGACACGCGGGGATCCGCTGTACTGCACGCTGCGTCGGATATCGCTGGCGAGCGATCGGCGACCTAGTGTGGCCCGCTCCAGCCATGCCGGCGCGCGGTGTCGCGCAACAGCGCGGCGAAGTCCGCGGCGAAGCCGTGCATGTCGAACAGGCCGGCGCTGGCGCGGCGCTGCTGCAGAGTGTCGCGCAATGCGCGCAGCGCGGCAGGGTCGCGGCCCAACTGCACGGCCTTGGCGACGAAGGCGGCGTCGTCGGCGACGTTCATCTCGTCCATGCCCAGGTGGTGATTGAGGCTGCCGGCCACGCGCGCGGCGAAGGTCGTGCCGGGGCAGGTCAGCAGCGGACAGCCGGCCCACAGCGCATCGGAGGCGGTGGTGTGGGCGTTGTACGGATGCGTGTCCAGGAACAGGTCGGCATGCCGGTAGCGGGCCAGGTAGTCGGCGTGGGCCAGCTTGGGCATGAAGCGCAGCCGCGCCGGATCCACCTCGGCGCGCCGCGCGGCCTCGCGCAGCCGCGCGTCGGCCTGGCCGGGACCGGACAGCAGCCACAGCACGCTGTCCGGCACCTGGCGCAGCACCGCCAGCATCCGCGCCACGCTGCGCGGGGTCAGCTTGTAGCTGTTGTTGAAGCAGCAGAACACGGTGCCGTGCTCCGGCAGCCCGCACGCGCTGCGCGAGGGCGGGGCCTCGACGCGGCGGCTGTCGTCCGACGGCTGGAACGCGCGCGGCAGGCGCAGCACGCGCTCGCTGTAGTGCGCGGCCAGCGCGTCGGGCAGCGCGAACGCATCGCCGACGACGTAGTCGATCCACGGCGCACCGGACGTGCCCGGATAGGCCAGCCAGTTGATCTGCATCGGCGCCGGGCGCAGCGCCAGCACTTCCGGCGTACCGCCGCCGCCCCAGCCGCGCAGGTCGAACAGCAGGTCGATGCCGGCATCGCGGATGCGCTGCGCGATCGCCCGGTGCGGCTGCCCGGCCACGTCGTGCCAGGCGTGCGCCGCGGTCTGCAGGCGCGCGCGGATCGCGCTGTCGTCGCCGCGGTTCGATGCGAACAGCTGCACCTGCAGGTCGGCGTGCGCGCGCAGCAGTTCGAACAGGGCCACGGTCAGCAACCCGGTGGGATGCGCGCCGAAGCCGTTGGACAGGAAGCCGACCTGCAAGGGGCCGGCGCGACGCAGCGTTGCCGCCGGCAATGGCGCCAGCGTCCGCGCCAATGCAAGCGCACGGTTGCGCGCGCAGTGCAGCTGCTCGGCGGCGGTGGCGTCTTCGTTGAGGAACGCGAACGGTTCGATCGCCGGATGGCCCTGGCGCACGGCGGCGCGCACCTGCTGCGACAGCGCATCCAGCTCGCGCCAGTCGCACAGCTTGCGCCGCCAGTTCAGCAGGTGCGCGGCGATCGACGGTTCCTGCGGCAGCAGCGCGTGCGCATGGGCGTAGGCGTGCGCGGCGGCTTCGGCCTCGCCGTTGTCCTCCAGCGCATGGCCCAGCCACAGGGCGATGCCCGGATGCTGCGGCGCATGCTGCAACGCCTGGCGCAAGGCGGCGGCGGCCTCGGCATGGCGGCCCTGGGTCCAGCGCACCCGGCCCAGCCGCGCCAGCGCTTCGGGGTGCGCCGGGCGCAGCTGCAACGCGCGCAAGGCAGCCTGCTCGCCGGCGGCGACCGCGCCGGCGCCGAGTTCGGCGTCGGCCAGCATCACCCAGGCGATGAAATCCTGCGGGTCGCGGCGCACCGCGGCCTGCAGCTGGCGCAGTTCGTCCAGCGCGCTGCCGCTCACGCGCGCGCGGCGGCCCGCACGTGCGCATCGGCGCGGCGTACGCGCACGCTCACGGGCTGTCGCTCAGCCGCGCCAGTTCGTCGACCTGGTGCTCGTGGCTCAGCCGCTCGATCAGCGCATCGAGGTCGCCTTCGATCACGTTGGGCAGGTCGTACAGGGTCAGGCCTTCGACCCGGTGGTCGGTGATGCGGCCCTGCGGGAAGCTGTAGGTGCGGATGCGCTGGCTGCGGTCGCCGCTGCCGACCTGCAGCTTGCGGTCCTGCGCTTCGGCCGCGGCCTGCTTGCTGCGCTCGGCGTCGAGCAGCTGCGCCTTCAGCCGCTTCATCGCCTTGTCGCGGTTGGCGTGCTGGCTGCGCTCGGTCTGGCATTCGACCACCACCCCGCTCGGCAGGTGGGTGATGCGGATCGCCGATTCGGTCTTGTTGACGTGCTGGCCGCCGGCGCCGGAGGAGCGGAACGTGTCCACCTTCAGGTCGGCCGGGTTGAGCGTGATCTCCTCCACGTCGTCGGCCTCGGGGATGATCGCCACCGTCGCCGCCGAGGTATGGATGCGGCCCTGCGATTCGGTCGCCGGCACCCGCTGCACGCGGTGCGTGCCGGATTCGAACTTGAGCTTGGAATACGCGCCGCGGCCGACGATGCGCGCCACGATCTCCTTGTAGCCGCCGTGTTCGCCGGGGCTGTCCGATTCCACTTCCACCTTCCAGCCCTGGCGCTCGGCGTAGCGCGCATACATGCGGAACAGGTCGCCGGCGAAGATCGCCGCCTCGTCGCCGCCGGTGCCGGCGCGCACTTCCAGGAACAGGTTGCCGTCGTCGCGCGGATCGCGCGGCACCAGCAGCAGCGCCAGCTGTTCGTCGAGCGCGAGCAGGCGCGCCTGCGCGGCGGCGATTTCCTCCTCGGCCAGTTCGCGCAGTTCCGGGTCGCCGCGCATCGCCTCGGCGGCGGCCAGGTCGGCCTTGGCCGCGGCCTCGTCGGCCAGCGCCGCGGCGACCGGCTCCAGTTGCGCGAATTCGCGCGAGTAGTCGCGGAAGCGGGCGTTGTCGCCGACCACGTCCGGATCGGACAGCAGGCGTTCGAGTTCTTCGCGACGCTCGGCCAGCGCCTCCAGCTTACGGCGCAGGGTCGGTGTCATCGGTCTTCAGGATAGGGTGGTGGTAGCCCGGTTTTTCCGGGAACAGGCGCTCGGCGGCGCGGGCCAGTTCGGCATCGCCGCTCAGCGCCGCCTCGCGCAGCGCCGCGGTGGGCGGATGCAGCAGGCGGTTGGTCAGGGTATTGGCGAGAAATTCCAGCACCTCATCGGCCGGCTTGCCGTTGGCCAGTTGCTGCCGCGCCTTGGCCAGCACGTCGTCGCGGGTGCTGTCGCCATGCGCGCGCAGGCGCTTGAGCGGCGCCTGGCGGCCGCTGGCCTGCAGCGTCTCGATGTAGCGCAGCACCTGCAGGTCGATGATCGCTTCGGCGGCTTCGGCGGCTTCGCGGCGGCCGCGGCGATTGTCCTCGACCGCGCGCTCCAGGTCGTCGACGGTGTACAGATAGGCGTCGGCCAGTTCGGCCACGCCGGCCTCGATGTCGCGCGGCACCGCCAGGTCGAACAGCAGCATCGGCTTGTGCTTGCGCGCGCGCAGCGCCTGCTCGACCTGCGCCCGGGTCACCACGGGCTCGCGCGCGGAGGTGGCCGAGAACACCACGTCGGCTTCCTGCAGATGCCGCTCCAGTTCGCTGAGCGGCAGCGCCACGCCGCCATGGCGGCTGGCCAGTTCCTGGGCATGGGCGAGGGTGCGGTTGGCGATCAGCAGGCGCCGCACGCGGCCTTCGCTCAGGTGCCGGGCGGCCAGCTCGATGGTCTCGCCGGCGCCGACCAGCAGCACCGTCGATTCGCTGAGCCGGGCAAAGGAGTTCTGTGCCAGGCGTACCGCGGTGGACGCCACCGATACCGGGTTGGCGCCGACCCGGGTGTCGGTGCGCGCGCGCTTGGCCACCGAGAAGGTCTGCTGGAACAGCCGGTCCAGGCGGCTGCCCAGGGCGCCATGCTCGCGCGCCAGCGCCCAGGCGTCCTTGACCTGGCCGAGGATCTGCGGCTCGCCCAGCACCATCGAGTCCAGCCCGGTGGCGACGCGGAACAGATGCCGCACCGCATCGGCGTCCTGGTGCTGGTACAGGTAGCCGTGCAGGCCGGCCGCGTGCGCATCCAGCCAGTCGGCCAGGCGCTGCGCGTCGTCGGTGATCGCATACAGCTCGGTGCGGTTGCAGGTGGACAGCAGCGCGGCCTCGGCGACGTCGGGCAAGGCACGCAGCGACTGCAGCGCGCGCGGCAGCGCATCGCCGGCGAACGCCACCCGTTCGCGCAGGTCGACCGGCGCGGTCTGGTGGTTCAATCCGAGCACCCACAACGTCATCTGTTCAGTTGCTTGCGATAAGCTGCTGGCCATTCAGGGCCCCATTTTACGGCCCGGTCGCCCCCGATGCCCGCATTGATTCGCATCCGTATCGTTCTATTGCTGTCGGCGCTCGCCGTGCTGCCGGCCATCGGCGCCGCCGCCGCCGCGCCGACCGCCACCGCCAAGCTGCCGCCGAGCGCCGCGCCGTCCTCGCTGACGCCGATCCTGGCCGGCGAATTCGCCCTGCAGGCCGGGCAGCTGGCCGATGCCTCGCACTGGTACCTGGAAGCGGCCAACGCGGTCCCCGGCGATGCCGGCCTGGCCGAGCGCGCGACCCGCATCGCGATGCTGGCCAACGACACCGAGGCGGCGGCAAAGGCCCTGGCGCTGTGGCGCCAGCGCGCGCCCGAGTCGCTGGCGATGCGCAGCGCCGAGGCCTCGCTGGCGCTGCGCAACGGCAACCTGCGCCAGGCGCGCGGCCTGCTGGTGGCGCTGTTGCGCGACAAAGACACGCGCGGCTGGCGCTACGCGCTGGTGGCGCTGGTCGGCGGCAACCGCGACCCGGAAGTGGCGGCGAAGGTGCTGGACCAGTTGCTCGATGCCAATGCCATCCCCGACCAGCTCGAGGCCTGGCAGGAATTCGGGCGCCTGGCGCTGCGCCTGGAACAGCCCAAGCTGGCCGAGCGCATCGTCGACCAACTGGTCAAGCGCTTCCCGGAAGAGCCGCGGGTGGCCTTGCTGCACGCCACCCAGCTGCAGCAGGCGGGCAAGACCGAACAGGCTCGCGCTTTGCTGCAGGGCGTGGAGCCCAAGGCGCCGCGCGACCCTGAGCTGCGCGGCGCGCTGGCCTACGCCTACGACGCGATCGGCGACACCGCCGCGGCGGCGCGGGTGCTGGCGCTGGGCCCGCAGGACACCCAGAATTACGGCCTGCGCGCCTCAATGCTGGCCAAGCTGCAGGACAATACCGCGCTGGGCGCGCTGTACGAGGAGCTGCGCAAGGGCGCGACCAAGCCCGATCCGGAGCGGCGCCTGCTGCTCGGCAAGATCGCCGAGTTCCTCAAGCGCTATCAGGAAGCGGTGGACTGGTATCGCGGCGTGCCGGGCAGCCCGCTGCGCAGCGAGGCGCGGCTGCGCACCGCCGGAGCGCTGTACGAGCTCGGGCAGAAGGATGCCGCCTTCACCGAGGCGCGCGCGCTGCAGGACGATGCCGAGGCCGACGACGCCGCGCGCCGCGACGCCTACGTGCTGGAAGCGGAACTGCGCCAGCGCAGCGGCGACGACGCCGGCGAGCTGCAGGTGTTCGCGCGCGGCCTGGCCGCCTATCCGGACGACAACGCTCTGCTGTACGCGCGCGGCCTGGCCTGGGAACGGCGCGACCGCATCGACCGCGCCGAGGCCGACCTGCGCAAGATCCTGGTCACCGAGCCGGAGAACGTGGCCGCGCTCAATGCGCTCGGCTACACCCTGGCCGATCGCACCCACCGCTACCGCGAGGCGCTGCAACTGATCGACCGCGCCCGTACCGCCGATCCGGACAACGCCGCGATCATCGACAGCTACGGCTGGGTGCTGTACCGGCTGGGCAAGACCCAGGAAGCGCTGGTGCAGCTGCGCCGCGCCTGGACCCTGTTCAAGGACCCGGAGATCGCCGCGCATATCGGCCAGGTGCTGTGGGAGCAGGGTAAGAAGGACGAGGCCAACAAGTACTTCGACGAGGCGCGCAAGCTGGATCCGAAGAATCGCGCGCTGCAGCGGGCGATGGAAAAGGTCGCGCCGTGAGGCCGGCATTGCGCGCAGGCTGGGCGCTGGCGATGCTGCTGGCGCTGGCCGGCTGTACCTCGCTGGCGCCGCGGCAGGCGCCGCCGGCCGCCACGGCGCCGCTCGGCGAGGCCGCACGCCAGGCCGAAGCGGACCGCGCCGCCTGGCTGGACGCGCATCCGCAATGGTCGTTCCAGGGCCGGGTGGCGATCACCAAGGGCCGCAACGGCGGCAGCGGGCGCATCGACTGGGCCCAGCAGCAGCGGCAATACCAGGTCGAGCTCAGCGCGCCGGTGACCCGCCAGAGTTGGCGTCTCACCGGCGACAGCCATCACGAGGCCGGCCGCCTGGAAGGGTTGGAGGGCGGCCCGCGCGAAGGCGAGGACGCCCAGCAGCTGCTGCTCGAGGCCACCGGTTGGGAGATTCCGGTCAATCTACTGCCGGACTGGGTGCGTGGGCGGGTCGCGGTGGACGCCGAGGCGCCCGAGCAGGTCGGCTACGACGCCGACGGGCGGCTGCAGGCGCTGCGGCAGATGGGCTGGGAGATCCAGTTCCAGGAGTGGTATGCGCCCAGCGACGGCCGCCCGGCGCTGCCGCGGCGCATCGAGGCGCGCAACGGCGACGCCAAGGTGCGGCTGCTGCTCGACCAGTGGGACTTCGCCACGCCATGAGCGCAGTGCGGAAGGACGGCTGGTCGGCGTGGCCGGCCCCGGCCAAGCTGAACCTGTTCCTGCAGATCACCGGCCGCCGTGCCGACGGCTACCACGCGTTGCAGACCGTGTTCCGCCTGCTGGACTGGGGCGACACGGTGCATTTGCGCGTGCGCGCCGACGGTGTGGTGGCGCGGCTCGGCGACTCGGTGGCCGGCGTCGCCGAAGCCGACGACCTGTTGGTGCGTGCTGCGCGATTGCTGCAAAAAGAAGCCAAGATTGCGGAAGGTGTCGACATCCGCGTCGAAAAGCGCATTCCGGCAGGCGGCGGTTTTGGCGGCGGCTCGTCCGATGCGGCGACGGCGCTGGTCGCGCTGAACGCCTTGTGGGGCGCCGGGCTGGACGAGGATGCGCTGGCTGGCCTGGGCCTGACCCTGGGCGCGGACGTGCCGGTGTTCGTGCGCGGCCGCGACGCCTGGGCCGAGGGAGTGGGCGAGCGGCTGACCCCGCTGCGCCTGCCGCCGGCCTGGTACGTGCTGGCCGATCCGGGGGTGCACGTGCCCACCGCAGCGCTGTTCCAGGCCCCGGATTTGACGCGGGATGCCGCGCCCGCGAAAATGGCGGACTTCGTTTCAGGTTTCCTGCTCGGCAATGCGTTCGAGCCGGTGCTGCTCCGTCGCGAACCGGCCATCCAGGCCACGTTCCAGGCGCTCGCGCAGATCGGCACGCCGCGCCTTACCGGGTCGGGGAGCGGTTGTTTCGTCGAGTTCGCCGATCGCGCTGCCGCCGTGCGCGCGCTGGCGGCCTTGCCGGATGGGATGCGCGCCTGGGTGGCTGGCGGCGTGACCCGCTCGCCGCTGCTCGACGCGCTGGAGGCATAGCAACAGTTCCATGCAGGGGCGTCGCCAAGAGGCCCAAGGCACCAGGTTTTGATCCTGGCATTCGTAGGTTCGAATCCTACCGCCCCTGCCAATTGTGTATGCAGATCCCTCTGCAAGAGCCCGCACATCCATGTGCGGGGGTTCAACAGGTAGGAGCGTGCTTCGCCTGGGGTTTTCCACGTTTCACGCTGTTTCTTCGTTGCACGTTCTTTGCCGCCGCCGCCCGAGACACTCTCATGCAAGATCAACGCAACCTGCTGGTGTTCTCCGGCAATGCCAACAAGCCGCTTGCCAAGAGCATCTGCAAGGAACTGGGCGTGCGCCCGGGCAAGGCGATGGTGTCGCGCTTCTCCGATGGCGAAGTGCAGGTGGAGATCGAGGAGAACGTGCGCCGGCAGGAAGTGTTCGTGATCCAGCCGACCTGCGCGCCCAGCGCGGAGAACCTGATGGAGCTGCTGGTGCTGATCGACGCGCTCAAGCGCGCTAGCGCCGCCAGCGTCACCGCAGTGGTGCCGTACTTCGGCTACTCGCGGCAGGATCGGCGCATGCGCTCCTCGCGCGTGCCGATCACCGCTAAGGTCGCGGCGAAGATGTTCACCGCGGTCAATGCCGACCGCGTGCTCACCGTCGACCTGCACGCCGACCAGATCCAGGGTTTCTTCGACATCCCGGTCGACAACGTCTACGCCTCGCCGCTGCTGCTGGCCGACATCTGGCGCGCCTACGGCACCGACAACCTGATCGTGGTGTCGCCGGACGTGGGCGGCGTGGTCCGCGCCCGCGCCGTGGCCAAGCGCCTGGACGACGCCGACCTGGCGATCATCGACAAGCGCCGCCCGCGCGCCAACGTGTCCACGGTGATGAACATCATCGGCGACGTCGAAGGCAAGACCTGCGTGCTGGTCGACGACATCGTCGATACCGCCGGCACCCTGTGCGCCGCCGCGGCCGCGCTCAAGGCGCAGGGCGCGCTGAAGGTCGCCGCGTACTGCACCCATCCGGTGCTGTCCGGTCCGGCGGTCAGCAACATCAGCAATTCGCAGCTCGACGAACTGGTCGTCACCGACACCATCCCGCTGTCGGACGCCGCGCGCGGCTGCAGCAAGATCCGCCAGCTCAGCGTCGCCGAGCTGTTGGCCGAAACCATTCGCCGCATCGCCTTCGGCGAGTCGGTGAGTTCGTTGTACGTCGATTGATCAAGGGCGGGGATTGGGGGTTCGGGATTGGGGATTCGCAGCGGCGCTGCTCTGGCGAATCCCCAATCCCGAATGCCGAATCCCGGCTTTCCAACGACTCTTCTGGTCGCGGAAGAGTCCTCAAAACCGCCGC
This sequence is a window from Xanthomonas sp. CFBP 8443. Protein-coding genes within it:
- a CDS encoding ribose-phosphate diphosphokinase produces the protein MQDQRNLLVFSGNANKPLAKSICKELGVRPGKAMVSRFSDGEVQVEIEENVRRQEVFVIQPTCAPSAENLMELLVLIDALKRASAASVTAVVPYFGYSRQDRRMRSSRVPITAKVAAKMFTAVNADRVLTVDLHADQIQGFFDIPVDNVYASPLLLADIWRAYGTDNLIVVSPDVGGVVRARAVAKRLDDADLAIIDKRRPRANVSTVMNIIGDVEGKTCVLVDDIVDTAGTLCAAAAALKAQGALKVAAYCTHPVLSGPAVSNISNSQLDELVVTDTIPLSDAARGCSKIRQLSVAELLAETIRRIAFGESVSSLYVD
- the lolB gene encoding lipoprotein insertase outer membrane protein LolB, translated to MLLALAGCTSLAPRQAPPAATAPLGEAARQAEADRAAWLDAHPQWSFQGRVAITKGRNGGSGRIDWAQQQRQYQVELSAPVTRQSWRLTGDSHHEAGRLEGLEGGPREGEDAQQLLLEATGWEIPVNLLPDWVRGRVAVDAEAPEQVGYDADGRLQALRQMGWEIQFQEWYAPSDGRPALPRRIEARNGDAKVRLLLDQWDFATP
- the ispE gene encoding 4-(cytidine 5'-diphospho)-2-C-methyl-D-erythritol kinase, whose translation is MSAVRKDGWSAWPAPAKLNLFLQITGRRADGYHALQTVFRLLDWGDTVHLRVRADGVVARLGDSVAGVAEADDLLVRAARLLQKEAKIAEGVDIRVEKRIPAGGGFGGGSSDAATALVALNALWGAGLDEDALAGLGLTLGADVPVFVRGRDAWAEGVGERLTPLRLPPAWYVLADPGVHVPTAALFQAPDLTRDAAPAKMADFVSGFLLGNAFEPVLLRREPAIQATFQALAQIGTPRLTGSGSGCFVEFADRAAAVRALAALPDGMRAWVAGGVTRSPLLDALEA